In Modestobacter versicolor, a single genomic region encodes these proteins:
- a CDS encoding lycopene cyclase domain-containing protein, producing the protein MGHLTYLSLLVGCLVVTAPLELLLGVRVYARWRRLVLAVLPEFAVFVVWVLYAIAEGHWDYSDDHTLGVRLPGGIPVEEVLFFLVVPLASVLALEAVRKVTGWDAGYPAEEADA; encoded by the coding sequence ATGGGGCACCTGACCTACCTGTCGCTGCTGGTCGGCTGCCTCGTCGTCACCGCACCGCTGGAGCTGCTGCTCGGGGTGCGGGTCTACGCCCGCTGGCGCCGGCTGGTGCTGGCGGTGCTGCCGGAGTTCGCCGTGTTCGTGGTCTGGGTGCTGTACGCCATCGCCGAGGGCCACTGGGACTACAGCGACGACCACACCCTCGGGGTGCGGCTGCCCGGTGGCATCCCGGTCGAGGAGGTGCTGTTCTTCCTCGTCGTCCCGCTGGCCTCGGTGCTGGCCCTGGAGGCGGTGCGAAAGGTGACCGGCTGGGACGCCGGCTACCCCGCCGAGGAGGCCGACGCGTGA
- a CDS encoding Rv2175c family DNA-binding protein, which yields MDTLTPAEVAEQLGVSTNKVRQLIAERKLMAVPGSGNSKIPADFVQDGAVLKHLPGLLTVLHDGRFTDEEAFEWLFRADDSLPGTPVQALRDDRHTEVTRRAQALAL from the coding sequence ATGGACACGCTCACCCCCGCGGAGGTCGCCGAGCAGCTCGGCGTCTCGACGAACAAGGTCCGCCAGCTCATCGCCGAGCGGAAGCTCATGGCGGTCCCCGGGAGCGGCAACAGCAAGATCCCGGCGGACTTCGTGCAGGACGGCGCCGTCCTCAAGCACCTGCCCGGTCTGCTCACGGTGCTCCACGACGGCCGGTTCACCGACGAGGAGGCCTTCGAGTGGCTCTTCCGCGCCGACGACTCGCTGCCCGGCACCCCGGTCCAGGCCCTGCGCGACGACCGGCACACCGAGGTCACCCGCCGGGCGCAGGCCCTGGCGCTGTAG
- a CDS encoding alpha-hydroxy acid oxidase, with translation MASAQEPTTGPRLTQRRRAAGEPAHPADPAYLDLDALERQARELLPPDVVDHFAGGADRETTLGEATAAWRAWRLRPRVLTDVGPVALATTLLGTDVATPVGIAPWAHQAMAHPEGERATARGAAATGALVTVSTSSTTSLEDVAAVRPTGPRWFQLYRLHSPAHTDDLARRAGRAGYTALVLTADLPVLGRRLRDLRNDFALPAGLPLPHHPPADGTGPAPAGTPRWTTADIARFADLSGLPVVVKGVLRGDDAARCVAAGASAVWVSTHGGRQADPVVASAAALPEVVEAVGTEAEVYADGGIRSGSDVLTALALGARAVFVGRPAIWGLATGGADGVARVIGGLTGELAHTMALCGLDDVRAVGRDAVARAAWR, from the coding sequence ATGGCGAGTGCGCAGGAGCCGACGACCGGTCCCCGGCTGACCCAGCGCCGGCGGGCGGCCGGTGAGCCGGCGCACCCCGCCGACCCGGCGTACCTGGACCTGGACGCGCTGGAACGGCAGGCCCGCGAGCTGCTCCCACCCGACGTCGTCGACCACTTCGCCGGCGGCGCGGACCGGGAGACCACGTTGGGCGAGGCGACCGCCGCCTGGCGGGCCTGGCGGTTGCGGCCCCGGGTGCTGACCGACGTCGGCCCGGTCGCGCTGGCCACCACGCTGCTGGGCACCGACGTCGCCACCCCCGTCGGGATCGCGCCCTGGGCTCACCAGGCGATGGCCCACCCCGAGGGCGAGCGCGCGACCGCGCGGGGCGCCGCCGCCACCGGGGCGCTGGTGACCGTCTCGACCAGCTCCACCACCTCGCTGGAGGACGTGGCCGCTGTGCGCCCGACCGGCCCGCGCTGGTTCCAGCTCTACCGGCTGCACTCCCCCGCGCACACCGACGACCTGGCCCGCCGCGCCGGCCGGGCCGGCTACACCGCCCTGGTGCTCACCGCCGACCTGCCGGTGCTCGGCCGGCGGCTGCGCGACCTGCGCAACGACTTCGCGCTGCCGGCGGGGCTGCCGCTGCCGCACCACCCACCCGCCGACGGCACCGGGCCCGCGCCGGCCGGGACGCCCCGCTGGACCACCGCCGACATCGCCCGCTTCGCCGACCTCTCCGGGCTGCCGGTGGTGGTCAAGGGGGTGCTGCGGGGCGACGACGCCGCCCGCTGCGTGGCCGCCGGGGCCTCGGCGGTGTGGGTGTCGACGCACGGCGGGCGCCAGGCCGACCCGGTGGTCGCCAGCGCCGCAGCGCTGCCGGAGGTCGTCGAGGCGGTGGGCACCGAGGCCGAGGTCTACGCCGACGGCGGCATCCGCTCCGGCTCGGACGTGCTGACGGCGCTCGCGCTCGGCGCCCGGGCGGTCTTCGTCGGCCGGCCGGCGATCTGGGGCCTGGCGACCGGGGGCGCGGACGGCGTGGCGCGGGTGATCGGCGGGCTGACCGGGGAGCTGGCGCACACCATGGCGCTGTGCGGACTCGACGACGTGCGGGCGGTGGGCCGGGACGCCGTCGCCCGCGCGGCATGGCGCTGA
- the pknB gene encoding Stk1 family PASTA domain-containing Ser/Thr kinase, with protein sequence MDTVVTDPVVGLVLEGRYRLEERLARGGMSTVYAATDLRLHRTVAVKVMAEHLAHDPAFVDRFTREARATAMLSHVNVVSVSDQGSDQGLVYLVMELVRGRTLRDLLQARGRLTVGEAFAVLEPVLAGLTAAHRAGIAHRDVKPENVLISVEGQVKVADFGLARAVAGTGQTSHTGGVLIGTVAYLSPEQLERGRSDARSDVYAAGVMLYELLTGHPPYAGDSALAVAYQHVHHDVPAPSAEVPGVPWQVDELVARTTRRDPAARPLDAGAFLAELTDLRADLGLARVPVPTGRPADNPTATLRPTNRPTAPRPRHPSAPAPAGDPRTEVIGGARVPRGRDGRGTTVLPGMGGGPTTSVGQARPGVAPRQPVARPGVPPHIRRRRARFALALVLLLAITIGAIGWWLGSGRWVDVPELVNQDQDTAIGMLQEAGLDPALADEQFSETVPAGVVISADPADGEAIRGSDVQLVVSKGPERFEVDPALTSLPLADVQAQLGTLPIATATREQFSDDVDAGLVLGFEPQAGTDLKRGDTVTIVVSAGHSPVDVPNVVGQSPDAAQGTLEQLGFTVERDTGRSAAVGTGQVMGVDPGPGDGEQPYGSTVTITVSEGLPQVAVPDVTGKKKDDAVKALEDAGLKVQVQQFFGNNVLRQTPSAGETVDVGSTVTILVTFG encoded by the coding sequence GTGGACACCGTCGTGACCGACCCCGTGGTCGGCCTCGTCCTCGAGGGGCGCTACCGCCTCGAGGAGCGGCTGGCGCGTGGCGGCATGTCCACCGTGTACGCGGCCACCGACCTGCGCCTGCACCGCACCGTGGCGGTCAAGGTGATGGCCGAGCACCTGGCCCACGACCCGGCGTTCGTCGACCGGTTCACCCGCGAGGCCCGGGCCACCGCGATGCTCAGCCACGTCAACGTCGTCTCGGTCAGCGACCAGGGCTCCGACCAGGGGCTGGTCTACCTGGTGATGGAACTGGTCCGCGGCCGCACGCTGCGCGACCTGCTGCAGGCCCGCGGCCGGCTCACCGTCGGGGAGGCCTTCGCCGTCCTCGAGCCGGTGCTCGCCGGGCTGACCGCCGCCCACCGGGCCGGCATCGCGCACCGCGACGTCAAGCCGGAGAACGTGCTGATCTCCGTCGAGGGCCAGGTGAAGGTGGCCGACTTCGGGCTGGCCCGCGCCGTGGCCGGCACCGGGCAGACCAGCCACACCGGCGGCGTGCTCATCGGCACGGTCGCCTACCTCTCCCCCGAGCAGCTCGAGCGCGGGCGCAGCGACGCCCGCAGCGACGTCTACGCCGCCGGCGTGATGCTCTACGAGCTGCTCACCGGCCACCCGCCCTACGCCGGCGACAGCGCGCTGGCCGTCGCCTACCAGCACGTGCACCACGACGTCCCGGCCCCCTCGGCCGAGGTGCCCGGCGTGCCGTGGCAGGTCGACGAGCTGGTCGCCCGCACCACCCGCCGCGACCCGGCCGCCCGACCGCTGGACGCCGGTGCCTTCCTCGCCGAGCTCACCGACCTGCGCGCCGACCTGGGCCTGGCCCGGGTGCCGGTGCCCACCGGGCGGCCCGCCGACAACCCGACCGCGACGCTGCGGCCCACCAACCGCCCTACCGCGCCGCGACCGCGCCACCCGAGCGCACCCGCGCCCGCCGGCGACCCCCGCACCGAGGTCATCGGCGGCGCCCGGGTCCCCCGCGGGCGGGACGGCCGCGGCACCACGGTGCTGCCCGGCATGGGCGGCGGCCCGACCACCTCGGTCGGCCAGGCCCGTCCCGGTGTCGCGCCCCGGCAGCCGGTCGCCCGGCCCGGCGTGCCGCCGCACATCCGGCGTCGCCGTGCCCGGTTCGCCCTGGCCCTGGTGCTGCTGCTGGCGATCACGATCGGCGCGATCGGCTGGTGGCTCGGCTCCGGCCGCTGGGTCGACGTCCCGGAGCTGGTCAACCAGGACCAGGACACCGCGATCGGCATGCTGCAGGAGGCCGGGCTGGACCCCGCCCTGGCCGACGAGCAGTTCAGCGAGACGGTCCCCGCCGGTGTCGTCATCTCCGCCGACCCCGCCGACGGCGAGGCGATCCGCGGCTCCGACGTCCAGCTCGTCGTCTCCAAGGGCCCGGAGCGGTTCGAGGTCGACCCGGCGCTCACCAGCCTGCCGCTGGCCGACGTCCAGGCCCAGCTGGGCACCCTGCCGATCGCGACCGCCACCCGCGAGCAGTTCTCCGACGACGTCGACGCCGGCCTGGTGCTCGGCTTCGAGCCGCAGGCCGGCACCGACCTCAAGCGCGGCGACACCGTCACCATCGTCGTCTCGGCCGGGCACTCCCCGGTCGACGTGCCCAACGTGGTCGGCCAGTCCCCCGACGCCGCCCAGGGCACCCTCGAGCAGCTCGGCTTCACCGTCGAGCGGGACACCGGCCGCAGCGCCGCGGTGGGCACCGGGCAGGTCATGGGCGTCGACCCCGGTCCGGGCGACGGCGAGCAGCCCTACGGCAGCACGGTGACCATCACGGTGTCCGAGGGGCTCCCCCAGGTCGCCGTCCCCGACGTCACCGGCAAGAAGAAGGACGACGCCGTGAAGGCGCTGGAGGATGCCGGGCTCAAGGTCCAGGTCCAGCAGTTCTTCGGCAACAACGTGCTGCGCCAGACGCCGTCGGCCGGCGAGACCGTCGACGTCGGGTCGACCGTCACCATCCTCGTGACGTTCGGGTGA
- a CDS encoding deoxyribonuclease IV yields the protein MTALGSSVPPIGAHVQIKGGLAKGGLAYTDAVGARAVQVFVGNPRGWKPSAGDPAQDTAFTAGCAERGVPSFIHTPFLVNVGSPSEATVDQSVATIRHNLLRGAQLGVQGVVVHAGSAVGEDRYEAALGQLHERLLPLLEELPEGGPRLLVEPTAGGGRSLAATVEDLGPYLAALEHHPAVGVCFDTCHAWAAGHDFSVPGGMTATLDALVATVGAGRLGLVHANDSLDACGSTRDRHTTIGAGSIGAAPFAELLAHPEVAGVPVVVETPSEDDGHARDIALLCALRDGALLPA from the coding sequence GTGACAGCGCTCGGCTCCTCCGTGCCCCCGATCGGGGCACACGTGCAGATCAAGGGCGGCCTCGCCAAGGGCGGGCTGGCCTACACCGACGCCGTCGGCGCCCGCGCGGTCCAGGTCTTCGTCGGCAACCCCCGGGGCTGGAAGCCCAGCGCCGGCGACCCGGCGCAGGACACCGCGTTCACCGCCGGCTGCGCCGAGCGCGGGGTGCCCTCCTTCATCCACACCCCGTTCCTGGTCAACGTCGGCTCGCCCAGCGAGGCCACGGTCGACCAGTCGGTGGCCACGATCCGGCACAACCTGCTCCGCGGCGCCCAGCTGGGCGTCCAGGGGGTGGTGGTGCACGCCGGGTCGGCCGTCGGCGAGGACCGCTACGAGGCGGCGCTGGGCCAGCTGCACGAGCGGCTGCTCCCGCTGCTCGAGGAGCTGCCCGAGGGCGGCCCCCGCCTGCTGGTCGAGCCCACCGCCGGCGGCGGGCGGTCGCTGGCCGCCACCGTCGAGGACCTGGGGCCCTACCTGGCGGCGCTGGAGCACCACCCCGCGGTGGGCGTCTGCTTCGACACCTGCCACGCCTGGGCGGCCGGCCACGACTTCTCGGTGCCCGGTGGGATGACCGCCACCCTGGACGCGCTGGTCGCCACCGTCGGCGCCGGCCGGCTGGGCCTGGTGCACGCCAACGACTCGCTGGACGCCTGCGGCTCGACCCGCGACCGGCACACCACCATCGGCGCCGGGTCGATCGGCGCCGCGCCCTTCGCCGAGCTGCTCGCCCACCCGGAGGTGGCTGGGGTGCCGGTGGTGGTCGAGACGCCGAGCGAGGACGACGGGCACGCCAGGGACATCGCGCTGCTGTGCGCGCTGCGCGACGGCGCCCTGCTGCCCGCCTGA
- a CDS encoding S8 family peptidase, with protein MHLRKTLATAAVTALAATGVGATAGTAAAAPAPPTGTYIVSLTPGSPAAALAEQAAARLGGQVDHVYTAALTGFAVTLPTAVAERLATLPGVAAVEPDAPVQLAATQSGATWGLDRIDQRALPLSSSYTYGATGAGVTSYVIDTGIRLSHTDFGGRAVSGYDAVDGGSADDCNGHGTHVAGTVGGTRHGVAKGTRLVAVRVLDCAGSGTNAGVIAGIDWVTANHPAGAPAVANMSLGGGVSSAVDAAVQRSIADGVTYAVAAGNGDARGVPQDACGGSPSRVPAALTVGATDRNDAPASFSNYGACVDLFAPGVGITSDWYTSTTATSTISGTSMATPHVAGVAALYLQGNPSASPATVSAAITAATTKDRVPTTRTANNDLLFSSY; from the coding sequence GTGCACCTCCGGAAGACCCTGGCCACCGCCGCCGTGACCGCCCTGGCCGCCACCGGCGTCGGGGCCACCGCCGGCACCGCTGCCGCCGCCCCAGCGCCCCCGACGGGCACCTACATCGTCAGCCTCACCCCCGGCTCGCCGGCGGCCGCCCTCGCCGAGCAGGCCGCCGCCCGGCTGGGCGGGCAGGTCGACCACGTCTACACCGCCGCGCTCACCGGCTTCGCCGTCACGCTGCCCACGGCGGTGGCCGAGCGGCTGGCCACGCTGCCCGGAGTGGCGGCCGTGGAGCCGGACGCCCCGGTGCAGCTGGCCGCCACCCAGTCCGGGGCCACCTGGGGCCTGGACCGGATCGACCAGCGCGCGCTGCCGCTGAGCTCCTCCTACACCTACGGCGCGACCGGCGCGGGGGTCACCTCCTACGTCATCGACACCGGCATCCGGCTGTCGCACACCGACTTCGGCGGCCGCGCGGTGTCCGGCTACGACGCGGTGGACGGCGGCAGCGCCGACGACTGCAACGGCCACGGCACGCACGTCGCCGGCACCGTGGGCGGCACCCGCCACGGCGTGGCCAAGGGCACCCGGCTGGTCGCCGTCCGGGTGCTGGACTGCGCCGGCAGCGGCACCAACGCCGGGGTCATCGCCGGCATCGACTGGGTCACCGCGAACCACCCGGCGGGCGCCCCGGCGGTGGCCAACATGAGCCTGGGCGGGGGCGTCAGCTCGGCGGTCGACGCCGCGGTGCAGCGGTCGATCGCCGACGGCGTCACCTACGCGGTGGCCGCCGGCAACGGCGACGCCCGCGGGGTGCCGCAGGACGCCTGCGGCGGCAGCCCGTCCCGGGTGCCGGCCGCGCTGACCGTCGGCGCCACCGACCGGAACGACGCTCCGGCCTCGTTCAGCAACTACGGCGCCTGCGTCGACCTGTTCGCCCCGGGCGTGGGGATCACCAGCGACTGGTACACCTCCACGACCGCGACCAGCACGATCAGCGGCACCTCGATGGCCACCCCGCACGTCGCCGGTGTCGCAGCGCTCTACCTGCAGGGCAACCCCTCGGCGTCACCGGCCACCGTGTCGGCGGCGATCACCGCGGCCACGACCAAGGACCGGGTGCCCACCACCCGTACGGCGAACAACGACCTGCTGTTCAGCTCCTACTGA
- a CDS encoding GntP family permease, whose translation MPEVEPVLGTTPLLLIAVAAVGVLLVLIMKFRVHAFVALVLVSLLTALATRIPVGDVVSTLLSGFGTTLASVALLVGLGAMIGKLLEVTGGAQVLADTLINRFGERRAPLALGVASLLFGFPIFFDAGFVVFLPIIFSVARRFGGSVLTYALPAAGAFAVMHAFVPPHPGPVGAGDILGADIGLLVLVGLVVGLPTWYVAAYLYGKWAGERFHVPVPADVDGSSAGGGDGSGGGVATAVDRKAPPRFSTVLSLLLLPLVLILLNTGFTTLATAGAVDEEAGWLQWVTLLGQTPVALLITVLVAMVVLTRERFSRAETEKLLNDSLGPVCAIILITGAGGMFGGVLRASGIGTALADSLESIGLPVIVAAFVIATCLRVAQGSATVALLTTAGLIAPAVESADLSRLDVTLVVIAIACGATVLSHVNDSGFWLVGRFLGMDVKTTLRTWTVMETLIGVVGFAIAAVLSLVV comes from the coding sequence GTGCCAGAAGTCGAACCCGTCCTGGGCACCACGCCCCTGCTGCTGATCGCGGTGGCCGCGGTCGGGGTGCTGCTCGTCCTGATCATGAAGTTCAGGGTCCACGCCTTCGTGGCGCTGGTCCTGGTCAGCCTGCTGACCGCGCTGGCCACCCGGATCCCCGTCGGGGACGTGGTGTCCACGCTGCTCTCCGGGTTCGGGACGACGCTGGCCAGCGTCGCCCTCCTGGTCGGGCTCGGCGCGATGATCGGCAAGCTCCTCGAGGTCACCGGCGGCGCGCAGGTGCTCGCGGACACGCTGATCAACCGGTTCGGCGAGCGCCGGGCGCCGCTGGCGCTGGGCGTGGCCTCGCTGCTGTTCGGGTTCCCGATCTTCTTCGACGCCGGGTTCGTCGTCTTCCTGCCGATCATCTTCAGCGTCGCCCGGCGCTTCGGCGGGTCGGTGCTCACCTACGCGCTGCCCGCCGCCGGTGCCTTCGCCGTGATGCACGCCTTCGTGCCGCCGCACCCCGGCCCGGTCGGCGCCGGCGACATCCTCGGCGCCGACATCGGCCTGCTGGTGCTCGTCGGTCTCGTCGTGGGGCTGCCCACCTGGTACGTCGCGGCCTACCTGTACGGCAAGTGGGCCGGCGAGCGCTTCCACGTGCCGGTGCCGGCCGACGTGGACGGCTCGTCCGCCGGTGGGGGCGACGGCAGCGGTGGGGGCGTGGCGACGGCGGTCGACCGGAAGGCGCCGCCGCGGTTCAGCACGGTGCTGTCCCTGCTGCTCCTGCCGTTGGTGCTCATCCTGCTCAACACCGGCTTCACCACCTTGGCCACCGCCGGGGCGGTCGACGAGGAGGCCGGCTGGCTCCAGTGGGTCACCCTGCTCGGCCAGACCCCGGTCGCCCTGCTGATCACCGTGCTGGTGGCCATGGTCGTGCTCACCCGCGAGCGGTTCAGCCGCGCGGAGACCGAGAAGCTGCTCAACGACTCGCTGGGCCCGGTCTGCGCGATCATCCTGATCACCGGCGCCGGCGGCATGTTCGGTGGCGTGCTGCGGGCCAGCGGCATCGGCACCGCGCTGGCCGACAGCCTCGAGTCGATCGGGCTGCCGGTCATCGTCGCCGCCTTCGTGATCGCCACCTGCCTGCGGGTCGCCCAGGGCTCGGCCACGGTGGCGCTGCTGACCACCGCCGGGCTGATCGCCCCGGCCGTCGAGTCCGCCGACCTGTCCCGGCTGGACGTCACCCTCGTGGTGATCGCGATCGCCTGCGGCGCCACCGTGCTCTCCCACGTCAACGACTCCGGGTTCTGGCTGGTCGGCCGGTTCCTGGGGATGGACGTGAAGACCACCCTGCGCACCTGGACGGTGATGGAGACGCTCATCGGCGTGGTCGGGTTCGCCATCGCCGCGGTGCTCAGCCTGGTCGTCTGA
- a CDS encoding threonine aldolase family protein, whose translation MYGIDTDGPGSTSGAVDLRSDTLTRPTPAMRRAMAEAEVGDDVYREDPTVNALEERVAELFGHQAALFVPSGTMGNQIGLRLVCEPGQEVLGDADAHVLTYEMGAAAALFGLSSRTVVSDGGRLSADQLIEQVRPHGDWHLTATAAIAVENTHNRGGGLVQPLAELQRLFDWSRGAGVNVHLDGARVFNAHAASGVPLATYGRLADTASVCLSKGLGAPVGSVLVASAERIAAARLWRKRLGGGMRQVGVLAAAGLHALDHHVERLAEDHEHARLLAEQLGVDPATVETNMVVVDDVPAPAVAEAAKAQGVLVGQVSARRVRLVTHLDVDRAGIDRAAKVLTQVVGELTGR comes from the coding sequence ATGTACGGCATCGACACCGACGGCCCGGGCTCGACCAGCGGCGCCGTCGACCTGCGCTCGGACACCCTCACCCGCCCCACCCCGGCGATGCGCCGGGCGATGGCCGAGGCCGAGGTCGGCGACGACGTCTACCGCGAGGACCCCACGGTCAACGCGCTGGAGGAGCGGGTCGCCGAGCTCTTCGGCCACCAGGCTGCGCTGTTCGTCCCCTCCGGGACGATGGGCAACCAGATCGGCCTGCGGCTGGTCTGCGAGCCGGGCCAGGAGGTGCTCGGCGACGCCGACGCGCACGTGCTCACCTACGAGATGGGTGCCGCGGCCGCGCTGTTCGGGCTCTCCTCGCGCACCGTGGTCTCCGACGGCGGCCGGCTGTCCGCCGACCAGCTCATCGAGCAGGTCCGCCCGCACGGTGACTGGCACCTGACCGCGACCGCCGCGATCGCGGTGGAGAACACGCACAACCGGGGGGGCGGGCTGGTGCAGCCGCTCGCCGAGCTGCAGCGGCTGTTCGACTGGTCCCGCGGCGCCGGGGTGAACGTGCACCTGGACGGCGCGCGGGTGTTCAACGCCCACGCGGCCTCCGGCGTCCCGCTGGCCACCTACGGCCGGCTCGCCGACACCGCGTCGGTCTGCCTGTCCAAGGGCCTGGGCGCGCCGGTCGGGTCGGTGCTGGTCGCCAGCGCCGAGCGGATCGCCGCCGCCCGGCTGTGGCGCAAGCGCCTCGGTGGCGGCATGCGCCAGGTCGGGGTGCTCGCCGCGGCCGGGCTGCACGCGCTGGACCACCACGTCGAGCGGCTGGCCGAGGACCACGAGCACGCCCGGCTGCTGGCCGAGCAGCTCGGCGTCGACCCGGCGACCGTGGAGACCAACATGGTCGTCGTCGACGACGTCCCCGCCCCCGCGGTCGCCGAGGCCGCCAAGGCCCAGGGCGTGCTGGTCGGCCAGGTGAGCGCCCGGCGGGTCCGGCTGGTCACCCACCTCGACGTCGACCGGGCCGGCATCGACCGCGCGGCCAAGGTGCTCACCCAGGTGGTCGGCGAGCTCACCGGCCGCTGA
- a CDS encoding class II 3-deoxy-7-phosphoheptulonate synthase, whose protein sequence is MSLPEPADVVPDLDRWRSLPAAQQPEWPDRGALDAVLSTLKTVPPIVAPAEVDTLRRQLADVAQGKAFLLQGGDCAETFDLNTEPHLQATTRTLLQMAVVLTYGASVPVVKVGRVAGQYAKPRSSNTDALGLPSYRGDMVNSLNPVLEERIPDPGRLVRAYANSAAAMNMIRAYARGGLADLHAVHDWNRDFVATSPAGVRYEVIAREIDRALAFMKACGIDDAALRGVELYSSHEALILDYERALLRMYEGRPYALSAHFVWVGERTRQMDGAHIEFVSKLANPIGVKIGPTTTPEQATELVERLDPEGLPGRLTLISRMGNGKIRDVLPAIVEKVTASGHQVVWQCDPMHGNTHESPSGYKTRHFDRVVDEVLGFFDVHRGLGTWPGGIHVELTGEDVTECLGGAQEISDDDLNSRYETACDPRLNTGQSLELAFLVTEMLRG, encoded by the coding sequence GTGAGCCTCCCTGAGCCTGCTGACGTGGTCCCGGACCTGGACCGGTGGCGCTCGCTGCCGGCCGCGCAGCAGCCGGAGTGGCCCGACCGGGGCGCGCTGGACGCCGTGCTGTCGACGCTGAAGACCGTGCCGCCGATCGTGGCGCCGGCCGAGGTCGACACGCTGCGCCGCCAGCTGGCCGACGTCGCGCAGGGGAAGGCCTTCCTGCTGCAGGGCGGCGACTGCGCCGAGACCTTCGACCTGAACACCGAGCCGCACCTGCAGGCCACCACCCGCACGCTGCTGCAGATGGCCGTCGTGCTCACCTACGGCGCGAGCGTGCCGGTGGTCAAGGTGGGCCGGGTGGCCGGGCAGTACGCCAAGCCGCGCAGCTCGAACACCGACGCGCTGGGCCTGCCCTCCTACCGCGGCGACATGGTCAACTCGCTGAACCCGGTGCTCGAGGAGCGCATCCCCGACCCGGGCCGGCTGGTGCGCGCCTACGCGAACTCCGCGGCCGCGATGAACATGATCCGGGCCTACGCCCGCGGGGGCCTGGCGGACCTGCACGCCGTCCACGACTGGAACCGCGACTTCGTCGCCACCTCCCCGGCCGGGGTGCGGTACGAGGTCATCGCCCGGGAGATCGACCGGGCGCTGGCGTTCATGAAGGCCTGCGGCATCGACGACGCGGCGCTGCGCGGGGTCGAGCTCTACAGCAGCCACGAGGCGCTGATCCTGGACTACGAGCGGGCCCTGCTGCGGATGTACGAGGGCCGCCCGTACGCGCTGAGCGCCCACTTCGTCTGGGTGGGGGAGCGCACCCGGCAGATGGACGGCGCGCACATCGAGTTCGTCTCCAAGCTGGCCAACCCGATCGGCGTCAAGATCGGCCCGACCACCACCCCGGAGCAGGCCACCGAGCTCGTCGAGCGGCTGGACCCCGAGGGCCTGCCCGGCCGGCTGACCCTGATCAGCCGGATGGGCAACGGGAAGATCCGCGACGTGCTGCCGGCGATCGTGGAGAAGGTGACCGCCAGCGGGCACCAGGTCGTCTGGCAGTGCGACCCGATGCACGGCAACACCCACGAGTCGCCCAGCGGCTACAAGACCCGGCACTTCGACCGGGTGGTCGACGAGGTGCTCGGCTTCTTCGACGTGCACCGCGGCCTGGGCACCTGGCCCGGCGGCATCCACGTGGAGCTCACCGGCGAGGACGTCACCGAGTGCCTGGGCGGCGCCCAGGAGATCAGCGACGACGACCTGAACAGCCGGTACGAGACCGCGTGCGACCCGCGGCTGAACACCGGCCAGTCGCTGGAGCTGGCCTTCCTCGTCACCGAGATGCTGCGCGGCTGA
- a CDS encoding 6-phosphofructokinase: protein MRIGILTGGGDCPGLNAVIRAVVRSGTTQHGDEVVGFRDGWRGVVDGDTVPLDVAATRGLLPRGGTVLGTSRTNPFALDGGPERVLETCRRLGIDALVPVGGEDTLGVAHRLAGAGLRCVGVPKTIDNDLDATDYTFGFDTAVGVASEAIDRLHTTGDSHHRALVVEVMGRHAGWIALHAGMSGGATVVLVPERPFDLDAVVAHCQHRFDSGFSPIVVVSEGAVPADGHLTTATGQRDAFGHERLGGIGEALARVIEQRTGRESRAVVLGHVQRGGTPTPFDRVLATRFGLAAVRAVHSGASDVMVALRGTDIVQVPLAEAIAQLKLVPLERYEEAEVFFG from the coding sequence GTGCGCATCGGCATCCTGACCGGTGGGGGCGACTGCCCCGGCCTCAACGCGGTCATCCGGGCGGTGGTCCGCTCCGGCACCACCCAGCACGGCGACGAGGTGGTCGGCTTCCGGGACGGCTGGCGCGGGGTCGTGGACGGCGACACCGTCCCGCTCGACGTCGCCGCCACCCGCGGGCTGCTGCCCCGCGGGGGCACCGTGCTGGGCACCTCGCGCACCAACCCCTTCGCGCTCGACGGCGGTCCGGAACGGGTGCTGGAGACCTGCCGGCGGCTGGGCATCGACGCGCTGGTGCCGGTGGGCGGGGAGGACACCCTGGGCGTCGCGCACCGGCTGGCGGGGGCGGGGCTGCGGTGCGTCGGCGTCCCCAAGACCATCGACAACGACCTGGACGCCACCGACTACACGTTCGGCTTCGACACCGCCGTCGGCGTCGCGTCCGAGGCGATCGACCGGCTGCACACCACCGGCGACAGCCACCACCGGGCGCTGGTGGTGGAGGTGATGGGCAGGCACGCCGGCTGGATCGCGCTGCACGCCGGGATGTCCGGCGGTGCCACCGTGGTGCTGGTGCCCGAGCGGCCCTTCGACCTCGACGCCGTGGTGGCGCACTGCCAGCACCGCTTCGACTCAGGCTTCAGCCCGATCGTGGTCGTCTCCGAGGGCGCGGTGCCCGCCGACGGGCACCTGACCACGGCCACCGGGCAGCGGGACGCCTTCGGGCACGAGCGGCTCGGCGGGATCGGGGAGGCGCTGGCCCGGGTGATCGAGCAGCGCACCGGCCGGGAGTCCCGGGCGGTGGTGCTCGGGCACGTGCAGCGCGGCGGGACGCCGACCCCCTTCGACCGGGTGCTGGCGACCCGCTTCGGGCTCGCGGCCGTGCGGGCGGTGCACTCGGGGGCGTCGGACGTGATGGTCGCGCTGCGCGGCACCGACATCGTGCAGGTGCCGCTGGCCGAGGCGATCGCCCAGCTCAAGCTGGTGCCGCTGGAGCGGTACGAGGAGGCGGAGGTCTTCTTCGGCTGA